Within Actinosynnema pretiosum, the genomic segment AGCCACCCGTCGATCCGGTGCCTGCCGCCCATGGACGTGAAGTTCACCATCAGGGTCAGGTCGTCCACCGTGAAGGTGATCGTCCCCTGCTGGCCGACGCCCCTGACCCCGGTGAGCGAGGCCGACCGCTCCCACCGGGCGACCTCGACGTCCAGGTCCTCCAGCGCCACGGCGAACTGGATGCGCTCCACCAGGCTGGCGGGCGGCGGGTCCAGCTCGTACACCAGTCGCCGCAGCTCGGCGAGGACTGCGGTGTCCTCGTTGTTCCCTCTGTGGTCATCGCGCGGATCGATGTCGTTGTTCACCGCGATCCTCCTTCCGCTTCGAGATGCGCCCGCAGCGTGCCCAAGCACCGACCCCTGGTGGGGCCGATGCTGCCGCGGGGCATGGACAGTGCTTCCGCCACCGCGCGGTACTCCGCCCGCCCGGCGAGGACGGTGAGCCGCAGCAGCTCCTGGCACCGCTGCGACAGCTTCCCGAAGGCGCGCCACAAGCGCTGGTCGCGATCGTCGACCAGCGCGGCGTCCTCGGGCAGTCCGATGTTGCTCTCCTGCTGCTCCGCCATCTCGTCGGACAGCGACGACTCGCGCCGCGACGGCGTCCAGGTCCGCTGGGCCTCGCGGCGCGTGGCGACCACCAGCCACCCGGCCAGCGCCCTGGGCTGGGTGATCCGCCCCAGGTTCCTGAGCAGGGCCAGCCACACGGTCTGGACGACGTCCTCGGCCGTGCTCCGGTCCAGCCCGTGCCCCCGCGCCACGTGCCAGACCAGCGGGGTCAGGTCGTGGATGAGCACGTCCAGCGCCCGCCGATCGCCCGAGCGGGCGGCGATGAGGCAGACCTCGTGCCGGTCCGTGCCGTCGAGCCCTTCCCACGGTGGGCGCTCACCGGTCATGCGCAGCTCGCCCACGCCGCCACCTCCTCCTCGCAGTGCCCCCGGACCGATCCGATCGTCACACACCCCGACCCCCGGAACGGCGGGGCGGTCCGCGCTGCCCCCCTGACAGCGCGGACCACCGCCGCGGTGGGTGCGGCCCGGTCGACACCCCTCGAACTCGGCCGACGCCGCATCCCTCTCCCCCCTCAGGCATCTCCCCCTCGGCGACCCCTGCGGTCACCAGTTAAGGAGCGGGTGGTTCCGGGCTGGATACGTCACTTCCCATCCACAGTGTCCGGTCCGCCCGTTCGAGTGAACTTTCCGCAGTTCAGCGGTGTTGAGCCGCTCTTGTTCACAGTTTTCCGGAAGCTGCGCCCTAGGAGTTCCCCGCGACGGGTTCTATGGTCTAGACCATGTTGGAGATCATCGCCCTGACCCCGGCGGACGCGGCAGCGGCCCAGGCCGGCGGCGCGGACCGCCTGGAGCTGGTGGCGGACATGGCGTCGGACGGCCTGACCCCGTCCGCCGAGGTGCTCCGCGACGTGCTGTCCACGACGGACCTGCCGGTGCGCGTGATGCTGCGCGACGCGCCGGGCTTCGCCCCCGCCGACCCGCCGTCCCTGCGCCGCGCGGCGGCCCGGCTGCGGGAGGCGGGCGCGACCGAGTTCGTGCTGGGCTTCCTGGGGGCCGGGGGAGCAGTCGACCGGGAGGCGTGCGCGGACCTGCTGGCGGAGCTGGAGGGCTGCGCTTGGACGTTCCACCGCGCCCTGGACAACGCCGCCGACCCGGAGGCGGCCTGGCCGGTCGCGGTCGGGCTGGGCTGCGACACCGTGCTGGCGGCGGGCAGCGCGCGCGGCGTCGCGGAGGGGGCGCCGGTGCTCGAACGCCTCGCGGCGCGCCAGGCGGCGGACGGCGTGCGCCTGCTGGTGGGCGGCGGGCTCAAGCGCGAGCACGTGCCGGGTTTGGCCCGCGCGGGCGTGACGTCGTTCCACGTCGGCGGCGCGGTCCGCGCGCAGGGCTGGGACGGCCCGGTGTCGGAGCCGCTGGTCCGCGAGTGGGCCGCGCTGGTGGCGGACGCGCGAGGCTGACCGCCACGCCTCCGGCGCGGGGAACCCCGCCGCTCCTCGCGCCGAGGGCGCACCGGCCTCCGAGGCCGCTCTTTCGGCCTCGGAGCTGCCGGGGCACCCGGTCCTGGTTCTCCCGGCCGCCCGCGCGGCGCGCCGCCTGCCTCTCCCGCCCTCGTCCCCGCCCCTGCCTCATTTCCGCCCCCCTCCCATCCCGATCCCGAAGCCTCCGGCCCCTCACCTCCTCGCTCTGGTCTAGACCTACCTCCCGTTCCCCCCTAGCATCCCCGTTGCTTCCCATGAAACACGCGTTGCACAGAGTGCAACGCGTCGGAGAAGGGGTTGTCGGATGCGCTTCCTGGTCGCCGCCGCCACGACGGCACTGCTCCTCACCGGCTGCGCGCCGGTCCAGTCCGGCCCCGCCCCCGAGAGCGGCGACGAGCGCGTCGGGCAGCTGCGGGTGTGGCTCTTCGACGAGGTCAACCGGGCGCCCAAGGAGGCCCTCGTCGCCCGCGCCGTCGCCGAGTTCGAGGCCGCGCACGAGGGCGTCACCGTCGACGTCCAGCACATCCAGGTCGCCAGCCGCGCCGAGCGCTTCAAGGCCGCCTTCAGCGACCCCGCCAGCGCCCCCGACGTCGCCGAGTTCGGCAACACCGACCTCGCGGGCTACGTCGCGGGCGGCGGCTTCGCCCC encodes:
- a CDS encoding RNA polymerase sigma factor; the encoded protein is MGELRMTGERPPWEGLDGTDRHEVCLIAARSGDRRALDVLIHDLTPLVWHVARGHGLDRSTAEDVVQTVWLALLRNLGRITQPRALAGWLVVATRREAQRTWTPSRRESSLSDEMAEQQESNIGLPEDAALVDDRDQRLWRAFGKLSQRCQELLRLTVLAGRAEYRAVAEALSMPRGSIGPTRGRCLGTLRAHLEAEGGSR
- a CDS encoding copper homeostasis protein CutC — protein: MLEIIALTPADAAAAQAGGADRLELVADMASDGLTPSAEVLRDVLSTTDLPVRVMLRDAPGFAPADPPSLRRAAARLREAGATEFVLGFLGAGGAVDREACADLLAELEGCAWTFHRALDNAADPEAAWPVAVGLGCDTVLAAGSARGVAEGAPVLERLAARQAADGVRLLVGGGLKREHVPGLARAGVTSFHVGGAVRAQGWDGPVSEPLVREWAALVADARG